In Candidatus Thermoplasmatota archaeon, the following proteins share a genomic window:
- the eno gene encoding phosphopyruvate hydratase — translation MSEIRSVKAREVLDSRGNPTVEVDVITDDGVFRAMTPSGASAGQHEALELRDGDTKRYLGKGTLKAVEHVRKIIAPKLIGIDCSQQERIDKIMLKLDGTENKEKLGANAILPVSMAVTKAGAASRQLPLYEYIGELFGVVPHTLPVPMCNVINGGKHAGQENSIQEHMLMPTGAKSFGEGIRMVSECYHHLGKLLKERYGATGVLVGDEGGFAPAQLVDVHDRLDLMLLAVEKAGYDGLVKIALDPASSEFFYDGVYRIGEKSFSGGELVDFYVDLCRTYPIVSIEDGHAEDDWDSWVEMTRKLGKTVQIVGDDIFVTNTNRIDKGIQLQAANSVLIKLNQIGTVTETLEAVKMAQDEGWTAVVSHRSGETEDCFIADFVVGISTGQIKTGAPARSDRNAKYNQLLRIEEELGDRAEYPGEDFRSQ, via the coding sequence ATGAGTGAAATTCGAAGTGTAAAAGCACGTGAAGTTCTTGATTCACGGGGAAACCCAACAGTTGAAGTTGATGTTATCACCGATGATGGTGTCTTTCGGGCAATGACCCCCAGCGGTGCAAGTGCTGGTCAGCATGAAGCATTAGAACTGCGCGATGGTGATACAAAGAGATATCTTGGAAAAGGGACGTTAAAAGCAGTTGAGCATGTACGAAAAATTATTGCTCCGAAACTCATCGGTATTGATTGTTCTCAGCAGGAACGGATCGATAAGATTATGCTTAAACTTGATGGCACTGAGAACAAAGAAAAACTTGGTGCAAATGCAATTTTGCCCGTTTCCATGGCGGTTACAAAAGCCGGTGCAGCCTCAAGGCAACTTCCCCTCTATGAATATATTGGTGAACTTTTTGGTGTTGTGCCGCATACTTTACCAGTTCCTATGTGTAATGTGATTAACGGTGGAAAACACGCTGGTCAAGAAAATTCAATTCAGGAACATATGCTTATGCCAACCGGTGCAAAATCCTTCGGCGAAGGTATTCGTATGGTTTCTGAATGTTATCATCATCTTGGAAAATTGTTAAAAGAGCGTTACGGTGCAACTGGTGTTCTTGTTGGTGATGAAGGTGGTTTTGCGCCAGCTCAGCTTGTTGATGTTCATGATCGGCTCGATCTTATGCTGCTTGCTGTTGAAAAAGCAGGTTATGATGGTTTAGTCAAAATTGCCTTGGATCCTGCCTCAAGTGAGTTTTTCTATGATGGTGTATATAGAATTGGGGAGAAATCATTTTCCGGTGGTGAACTAGTTGATTTCTATGTTGATCTCTGTAGAACCTATCCGATTGTAAGTATTGAAGATGGTCATGCTGAGGATGATTGGGACTCTTGGGTTGAGATGACTAGAAAACTTGGGAAAACTGTTCAGATTGTCGGTGATGATATTTTTGTTACCAATACCAATCGAATTGATAAAGGTATACAGCTTCAAGCAGCAAACTCGGTGCTTATAAAACTTAATCAAATTGGAACGGTGACTGAGACTCTTGAAGCGGTTAAAATGGCTCAAGATGAGGGTTGGACTGCGGTTGTTTCTCATCGCAGCGGTGAAACTGAGGATTGTTTTATTGCTGATTTTGTTGTTGGAATCAGTACAGGGCAGATAAAAACCGGTGCACCTGCTCGTAGTGATCGGAATGCAAAATACAACCAGCTACTACGAATCGAAGAAGAACTTGGCGATCGTGCTGAGTATCCTGGAGAAGACTTTCGTTCTCAATAA
- a CDS encoding hydroxyacid dehydrogenase — MNILITDKMADEAIQMLKKAGHDVVINEMDPATLLKEIPKYDALMVRSRTKVTKEVIEAGAKGKLKVIGRAGIGVDNVDIQTAAMHKIKVVNAPTGATASVAELTFGHMLSISRMLPKADSSTKKGEWLKKQMKGNEVYEKTLGLIGTGNIGRLVAKYAQCFGMNVIGYDPFVDKKIMQKDHIKKVETVEELVQTADYISLHIPHTKETHYLLNEEMIAKMKPSAYIINCARGGVIDEKALYLALKNGKLAGAALDVFEQEPPAKDNPLLSLENVVVTPHIGANTVEGQLRAGLITAEQIIKALAGKEPDYWVNKKLMI, encoded by the coding sequence ATGAACATATTAATTACTGATAAAATGGCTGATGAAGCAATCCAAATGCTAAAAAAAGCAGGTCATGACGTTGTCATCAATGAGATGGATCCCGCGACATTGCTTAAGGAGATTCCGAAGTATGATGCGTTGATGGTTCGCAGTCGAACAAAGGTAACTAAAGAGGTTATCGAAGCTGGTGCGAAAGGTAAACTGAAAGTGATTGGTCGTGCGGGAATCGGTGTTGATAATGTTGATATCCAGACCGCGGCGATGCATAAAATTAAAGTGGTGAATGCGCCAACTGGTGCAACAGCAAGTGTTGCTGAACTTACATTTGGTCATATGCTGAGTATTTCTCGGATGTTGCCAAAAGCAGATAGTTCAACAAAGAAAGGCGAGTGGTTAAAGAAGCAGATGAAGGGAAACGAAGTATATGAAAAAACTCTTGGTTTAATTGGTACGGGTAATATCGGCCGACTTGTTGCAAAATATGCACAGTGTTTTGGTATGAATGTTATTGGGTATGATCCTTTTGTTGACAAAAAAATTATGCAGAAAGATCATATTAAAAAGGTTGAAACTGTTGAAGAACTCGTACAAACAGCTGATTATATCTCCCTGCATATTCCTCATACAAAGGAAACACATTATCTCTTGAATGAGGAGATGATCGCGAAAATGAAGCCATCTGCGTATATTATTAATTGTGCTCGTGGTGGTGTTATTGATGAAAAAGCGTTGTATCTGGCACTGAAGAATGGTAAACTTGCTGGTGCAGCGTTAGATGTATTTGAACAGGAGCCACCCGCAAAGGACAATCCGTTACTGAGTTTAGAAAATGTGGTAGTGACACCACATATCGGTGCAAATACTGTTGAGGGGCAACTTCGTGCAGGCTTGATTACTGCCGAGCAGATAATTAAAGCTCTTGCAGGTAAGGAGCCTGACTACTGGGTGAATAAAAAACTGATGATCTAA
- a CDS encoding TATA-box-binding protein: MEEKDMPEVIVENIVASTSFSDKLDLDVIAQSLEEAEYEPEQFPGLVYRLDNPKTATLLFRSGKANCTGAKNIEDVRTTIKIIAEKLKKLNVDVYKDPEIVIQNIVAISDLGGELNLNEVAMALGLENVEYEPEQFPGLVYRIREPRVAMLLFGSGKIVCTGARKIEDVSLAVDKLSQELTSLGLIH, encoded by the coding sequence ATGGAGGAAAAAGATATGCCGGAAGTAATTGTGGAAAATATTGTGGCGTCAACATCCTTTTCTGATAAATTGGATCTTGACGTGATAGCACAGTCACTTGAAGAAGCTGAATATGAACCAGAGCAGTTCCCTGGACTTGTGTATCGTCTTGACAACCCAAAAACTGCGACGTTGCTGTTTCGCAGTGGTAAAGCGAATTGTACTGGAGCAAAAAACATTGAAGATGTTCGAACGACAATTAAGATCATTGCTGAAAAACTTAAGAAATTAAATGTTGATGTGTATAAGGATCCTGAAATAGTCATTCAAAATATTGTTGCTATCTCGGATCTTGGTGGAGAGTTAAATCTGAATGAAGTCGCTATGGCGCTCGGTCTAGAAAACGTTGAGTATGAACCTGAGCAATTTCCTGGTCTTGTGTATCGGATTCGTGAACCTCGGGTTGCGATGTTGTTGTTTGGCTCTGGTAAAATTGTCTGTACTGGGGCTCGAAAGATCGAAGATGTGAGTCTTGCAGTTGATAAACTGTCCCAGGAGTTAACCTCTCTTGGTTTGATTCATTAA
- a CDS encoding RNA-binding protein, which translates to MNNLDSIIGKIDKHITEKDSIREQALRLSRDIIISCRKAIQLLHRNDFIHAQELITKASNTLVQLYDITKPYPDLFHAGFVENAGQEVAEAWCLQNIMQGKDLPDPDAIQTTYSSYLMGLCDVVGELRRAALDFILEGAPAKAHEYLRHMDQIYDAIMSFDYPSALVPIKKKQDMVRLLIEKTRGELAVASCERRIDDKTLEFRGLFDKTGENRKQGKPKEESDIDIDKVW; encoded by the coding sequence ATGAATAATCTAGATTCAATCATTGGAAAGATTGACAAGCATATTACAGAAAAAGACTCGATTCGTGAGCAGGCACTTCGTTTATCCCGGGATATTATTATCTCTTGTCGAAAAGCAATTCAATTACTTCATCGAAATGATTTTATTCATGCTCAGGAACTTATTACCAAAGCATCAAATACGTTGGTTCAGCTCTACGACATTACGAAACCATATCCGGATCTGTTTCATGCGGGTTTTGTAGAAAATGCTGGACAAGAGGTTGCTGAGGCGTGGTGCTTGCAGAATATTATGCAGGGAAAGGATTTGCCAGATCCTGATGCCATTCAGACCACCTATAGTTCGTATCTGATGGGGTTGTGTGACGTGGTTGGTGAGTTACGTCGTGCTGCTCTTGACTTCATCCTTGAAGGAGCGCCGGCAAAAGCACATGAGTATCTCCGCCATATGGATCAGATTTATGATGCAATCATGAGTTTTGACTATCCTTCAGCGTTGGTACCGATTAAGAAAAAACAGGATATGGTTCGTCTCCTCATTGAAAAAACACGAGGAGAATTAGCGGTTGCCAGCTGTGAACGACGAATCGATGATAAAACACTAGAGTTTCGAGGATTATTTGATAAAACTGGTGAAAACAGAAAACAAGGAAAACCAAAAGAAGAAAGTGACATCGATATCGATAAGGTCTGGTAG
- a CDS encoding slipin family protein, producing MIDGLTILIVLIILVIMVLASSIKIMAEFQRIVIFRLGRLAGIKGPGLVFIIPIIDKIIKLDLRTRVIDVPKQRIITNDNVTVDVDAVVYFRITDPQKAIVEVQRYDVATSMLAQTTLRDIVGQKNLDELLSQRDELNKSLQEILDIGTDPWGIKVTAVTIKDVALPEEMLRAIAKQAEAEREKRSRIIIAEGELQASQKMSDAAKLYEQTPIALRLRELQTLTEIAREKNLIIVPAGEIGNIAGIAKAVNKKIE from the coding sequence ATGATAGATGGATTAACCATCCTAATAGTACTCATAATATTGGTGATCATGGTTTTAGCATCATCAATAAAAATCATGGCAGAATTCCAACGAATTGTTATCTTCCGTCTGGGAAGACTTGCGGGAATTAAAGGACCTGGACTCGTGTTCATCATACCAATCATTGACAAAATTATCAAGCTTGACTTACGAACGCGAGTTATTGATGTACCCAAGCAACGGATCATTACCAATGATAACGTCACCGTCGATGTCGACGCTGTGGTTTACTTTAGAATCACTGATCCACAGAAAGCAATCGTTGAAGTACAACGGTACGATGTTGCAACAAGTATGCTTGCTCAAACAACACTCCGAGATATTGTTGGACAGAAAAATCTTGATGAACTATTATCACAGCGAGATGAATTGAATAAAAGCCTTCAAGAGATTCTAGATATAGGAACTGATCCATGGGGCATCAAAGTCACTGCAGTTACTATAAAAGATGTTGCGTTGCCTGAAGAGATGCTCCGAGCAATCGCAAAACAAGCCGAAGCAGAACGAGAGAAACGATCACGAATTATTATTGCTGAAGGAGAATTACAAGCATCGCAGAAAATGAGCGACGCTGCAAAACTCTATGAACAAACACCGATTGCTCTTCGACTCAGAGAACTGCAAACACTGACTGAAATCGCTCGAGAAAAAAACCTTATCATTGTACCCGCTGGCGAAATCGGAAACATTGCAGGTATCGCCAAAGCAGTCAATAAAAAAATAGAATGA